The sequence CCCACGAGCGCGGCCTTCATGGTGGTGGAGCCGGCGTCGATGCCGATGAACACGCGTCCGGTGTAGCCTTCGAGCTTGCCCTTGGGGACGACCTCGGTGTCGTGGCGGGTCTTGAACTCGGCAAAGTCCTCGTCGGTGGCAAAGAGCGGATCCAGACGCTCGACCTCGGCACCCTGCGTGTCACCCAGGGCATCGATGGCCCCGATGAGCTGCGGGAACGTGCTGAGCTTGTTGGACTCGTGCGCCATGGCGGCGCCGCTCGCCACAAACAGGTGAGCGTTTTGGGGCACGATACGGTGCTCCTCGTCCAGATTGAGCGTGAGGTAGAAGCGGTGGCGCAGCTCGGAGAGATACTGCAGCGGGCCGCCCAGGAAGGCGACGTTGCCGCGGATGGGACGGCCGCACGCCAGGCCCGAGATGGTCTGGGTCACGACAGCCTGGAAGATGGAGGCGGCCACGTCCTCGGGGCGGGCGCCCTCGTTGAGCAGCGGCTGCACGTCGGTCTTGGCAAAAACGCCGCAGCGGCTGGCGATGGGATAGATGGTGGTGGCGTTGGCCGCGAGCTCGTTGAGGCCGCTGGCGTCGGTGTGGAGCAGGGTTGCCATCTGGTCGATGAACGCACCCGTGCCGCCGGCGCAGGTGCCGTTCATGCGCTGCTCGATGCCGTTATCGAAGTAGATGATCTTGGCATCCTCGCCGCCCAGCTCGATGGCGACATCGGTGGCCGGGATGAGGGTCTCGACGGCACGCTTGCTGGCGATGACCTCCTGGACAAACTCCAGGTCGAGCCACTGGGACAGCAGAAGGCCGCCCGAGCCGGTGATGGCGCAGGTCATCTGGGCCGTCGGCAGCACGGTCGCAGCGCCCTCGAACAGGTCGCGGGCGCAGGCACGGACGTCGGTGTGGTGGCGCTGGTACTTGGCGTAGACGATCTGGTTGTCGTCGTTGAGCACGGCAAGTTTAACGGTGGTGGAGCCCACGTCGATGCCCAGGTGCAGGTTGCCGCGAGCGTTCTCGGGGTTGAAGATCGCGCCTTCGGGGGCGTGGGCGGCGGCTACGGGCTCGGCAGCGGTAGCGGGCTCGCTGGCGACGGACGTCTCCCCTGCCGCGTTCTTGGCATCGGCAACTGCCTCGGCAACTTTCTCGGCAGCCGCGGTCGCGGCCTTCTGCGCGGCGTCCACCACGGCGGGCGCGGCCTCGCGTGCGGCAGCGACCATGCGATCCTTGATGCCATCGACGAGTTTGCTCATTATCTCTCCTCTTAGTTGTTGGACTCGACGGTTGCGGCGGTGTCGGCCGTATCCTCGAGCTGCAGGTTCAATAGCTTCAAGCCGTATTCCGGCACGTTGATATCGATGGGTTGACCATATAGGTCGCCGGGACGCACAAAGGCGATAACCGTCATAATGCGTGCCATGGCCTCGGGCGATTCGGTGAGGCCGTGCTCAAACCAGCGCTGAATCATGCCGACCTCGGCGCTCACGACGTAGGTAACGTAGTAGTCAAAGAACGTGCCCAGCGCCAGGCCCAAAATGCCCGTCTGTGCACGAGGCACCACGGCCTCACGCGCGGTGTCGATAATCTTCTTAATGAAAGCCTGGTCGCCGCCCGGGCCCAGCAGCGATCCGATTAAATCGCGGTTGGCCGCAAGGTAGCGCAGCAACTCAACCGAACCGGGCGCCGGCTCGAGCTCATCGATGTTGTGATAGAGATCGGGCAACTGAGCTGCGGTGATGAGCTCAATGCGCTCGCGGATCTCGGCCAGCAAGCCGTCCTCGATTTGATTGATAAAGTCGGGAATATCGCGGTAGTGCGAATAGAACGTGCGGCGCGTAAGGCCAGCGCGCTCGGTGAGCGACGCGACATTAATGTGCGAAAGGTCGCCGCTTTCGGCAAGCTCGCTGGCAAGTGCTTGGCGTAGGGCACGCTGCGAGCGAAGGGACCGGCGATCACATTTCTCGAGCTGGGACAAGCGTCCTCCTTGTTACTCAGTCTGCGCGCTATTGCACAGTGCGAGTATTATTGCACACCGTGTGTATCAACACGTAAAGGCAATATTTTGGATGTGACAAAGGGGCTGTCCCTTTGTCACATTCAGCGACCGCCTAGGTTGTGCCAGTTGTGCCTGGCTTTTGAAGCGGCATTGCCGATTGTTCAAAATGTCATTCGTGGGTAGAATAGTGTCGACGGCAGCCCAAGTTCTGGAAAGCTGGGCAGCGCCGTTGTTTGCATTAGGGGGTCAACGCCTTAGCGGCGGCGACCCCTTCTGTTGCGCTTCGAACGCTGCTTGAGTGCCTCGGAAAGGCCGACAAGTGCCGTGAAGAACGAGACCAAAGCGGTCAGAAGTCTCACGAAATCAATCAAATCGGTCATGGGCATCACCTCCCATCAGATGGAGGGCGCTGCCCGGCACATGGAACTGCCGCCAACAGTATCAATTCTATCAAAGCGCAGTTAGATATGCGAATGTTTGTTCGTATTTCAAGAGACCAGCTTCACCTGTGACAAAGGGGCTGTCCCTTTGTCACATTATTCGATTACGGTGCAGGAATTCTGCTTGCGCATGGTGGCGAGCATGTGTTTGGGGACGGCGTGGACCATGCAGCTGCCGATAGTCGCGCTCGCGGCGGCCTTGGCAGCATCGCTTGCGTTTTTGGTCGCGTAGCTGTGGCGGAAGCGTTTGAGCATGGCGATGTCGTTGCCGCCGTCTCCGTAAACCGCGACCTCATCCTCGGCAATGCCGTAGTAGCCCGCCAGCCAGGCCACGCTCTCGCCCTTGTTGCACGCCACGTCCGTGATCTCGAACATCACCGGATCGAACGGCGCGTTGACCACGCGGTCGGAGCGCTCGGCAAGATACGCCTTAAGGTCACGCTCCAGCTCGGGCGAGGTTACGCGACAGTTGATCTTACACACATCGTGGCGCAAGATGTCACCGATCGACTGGTCGAAATACTGCTCCTCGTGATAGCCGCCACGTGCACGCATGCCGCGCATCACGATGCGCTTGACAGGACTGTCCTTTTTAAAGCCCGCCTGGTGCATCTCAAACGATCCGCTCGAGAACATGCCGTCAGGCGTGGAGCAGTCGAAGCAAATGTCCGGGAACGCCTTGAGCAGCTCCTCGGTAACCTGCGGGTCGATGGTCCAGGTCTTGAGCACTTCGCCATGGCTGTTGCGCACGATGGACCCATTGGAGCAGCAAGCGTCAAGCGCCAGGCCCGTAAAGCCATGCTCGCCGATCGGCAGCGTCGAGCGTCCGGTCGCGGGAACCACATGCAAGCCAGCCTCGGTCAGCTCGCGAATGGCACGGCGGATGGTCCCATCCGCCTCATGCAGGGCGTTCAGCAGCGTTCCGTCTAAGTCACTCGCAAACATCTTGATCATGGGCATGCCTCTCCTTCGTCTGCACGATATTGTAGACGAGAACGGGCGCGCCCCAAGAGAGGCACGCCCGTCAGGCGAAAGATTGTCCTACACCGCAGAGGGGCCATGTTCGCCGGTGCGGATGCGGATAACCTCCTCGACCGGCTCGACCCAAATCTTGCCGTCTCCAACGGCACCGCAATCTTGGAAACGGCGCGGCAACGGGCGCGAAACCAACGGGAAATACGCGAGCAAGGAAGCCGTGAGCGCGCCCGTCCCGGCTAGTGGCGGAACAGCTCGCGGGCTCGGTCACGAAGGTCGGTAGCTCGGATGACGCCCTCGTAGCGGTTGATACGCAAGCGCGGGAAGGCATTGAAGAAGCGCAGGTCGCGGCGGCTGAGTGACACGCTCGGCACCGGACGGCTTATGCGCTTGCCGGCAAGGCGACGACTGAGCGACGGACGCGGCATGCTCGGCGCGGCATCGGCCACGCAGCGGGCAGCAAGTGCCAGGCCGCGAGCACCATCCGCGATAAACGTCGGCATTGAAGCCTTCTCGCGCAGGGCATCGAGCGCGGCGTCACCCAGCTCGGCCAGCCACGCGTTAACGGCACGGCTACGGATGTGCGTCTGTGTCACCGAGTCAATCGTCGATTCGGGAATGCGCTCGAGCATTGAGTCCGAGGCATCGGCAAGCGACTCGTTGATGCGGTCGGCAAGGTCGGCCCGGACGCGCTCCAGCTGATCAGACAGACGCCGCCAGCTCGCCAATGAGCACAACGCGTCGACCATCATCGCGACCGCGACGATAAAGGCGGACAACCGCACAATCAGCACCGGCAGATGGCCAAGCAGCCCCAGCAATGCCGGCTCCACTAAACGGCAAATGCACAACGCACCCAGGCCAAACGCGCAGGCCCAGTA is a genomic window of Collinsella aerofaciens containing:
- a CDS encoding TetR/AcrR family transcriptional regulator, producing the protein MSQLEKCDRRSLRSQRALRQALASELAESGDLSHINVASLTERAGLTRRTFYSHYRDIPDFINQIEDGLLAEIRERIELITAAQLPDLYHNIDELEPAPGSVELLRYLAANRDLIGSLLGPGGDQAFIKKIIDTAREAVVPRAQTGILGLALGTFFDYYVTYVVSAEVGMIQRWFEHGLTESPEAMARIMTVIAFVRPGDLYGQPIDINVPEYGLKLLNLQLEDTADTAATVESNN
- a CDS encoding HAD-IIB family hydrolase; its protein translation is MIKMFASDLDGTLLNALHEADGTIRRAIRELTEAGLHVVPATGRSTLPIGEHGFTGLALDACCSNGSIVRNSHGEVLKTWTIDPQVTEELLKAFPDICFDCSTPDGMFSSGSFEMHQAGFKKDSPVKRIVMRGMRARGGYHEEQYFDQSIGDILRHDVCKINCRVTSPELERDLKAYLAERSDRVVNAPFDPVMFEITDVACNKGESVAWLAGYYGIAEDEVAVYGDGGNDIAMLKRFRHSYATKNASDAAKAAASATIGSCMVHAVPKHMLATMRKQNSCTVIE
- a CDS encoding putative ABC transporter permease; this translates as MGTAIDMSFDGATLAACPLSALVLSFAFYGFCGWAWESTVCAMLNHGRFANSGFLLGPCCPIYGAGGIACWLLLRGIPDAPSQFVAAALVCSVIEYSVGVLLEKTTGARFWDYSHLPFNLHGRICLYWACAFGLGALCICRLVEPALLGLLGHLPVLIVRLSAFIVAVAMMVDALCSLASWRRLSDQLERVRADLADRINESLADASDSMLERIPESTIDSVTQTHIRSRAVNAWLAELGDAALDALREKASMPTFIADGARGLALAARCVADAAPSMPRPSLSRRLAGKRISRPVPSVSLSRRDLRFFNAFPRLRINRYEGVIRATDLRDRARELFRH